Below is a genomic region from Actinomycetota bacterium.
TGGCGTTGGGTCGACGGTGCGATCTCAGGCTGGAGTCACTAATTTTTGGGCTGGCGTAGGATTGTGAGCTTGTAGGTAAAAGGTGGTCAGAAACGACGGAAGGGTCAAGGGGATGGAAATTCCGGAAACTGTAGAGGACCTGGCAGATATTCTGTTGGACCAGAACTACCTCGCCGATCGCGGCCTGGCCACGTCAACGTTCCTGGCGCTGTGCCTCGGCCGCCCGCTGCTCCTGGAGGGCGAGGCCGGGGTCGGCAAGACCGAGCTGTCCAAGGCGATCGCCGCCGCCTTCGGGCTGCAGCTCATCCGGCTGCAGTGCTACGAGGGCATCGACGC
It encodes:
- a CDS encoding MoxR family ATPase translates to MEIPETVEDLADILLDQNYLADRGLATSTFLALCLGRPLLLEGEAGVGKTELSKAIAAAFGLQLIRLQCYEGIDANQALYEWDYTRQLLYVRTLTESSLGDKQAVDDIFGPRFLVER